The following proteins are encoded in a genomic region of Deltaproteobacteria bacterium:
- a CDS encoding outer membrane lipoprotein-sorting protein: MRKPTFILFLFLALPLASPAENSPRGVPPKGASPREIVAHTINLLRGHSNVALYEVEIVNPRWRRRLKLKAWDKRMEKKVFVRILEPAKDEGTGFLRIDYNLWMYLPSTEKVMKIPPSMMLQPWMGSDFTNDDLVKESSYIDDYDHTLEGVETKEGEALWRIRLDPKPHAPVVWGKVFFWIRKADFIPLRQAFYDERGRLIKNLEFSEVKKMGGTTLPSVWRMESVNKEGHYTTLTLKEIQFNPLEGIRDEIFTEKQLRRSH, encoded by the coding sequence ATGAGAAAACCCACTTTCATCCTCTTCCTCTTTCTGGCCCTGCCGCTTGCCTCACCCGCCGAAAATTCACCCAGGGGTGTGCCACCCAAGGGCGCTTCGCCCAGGGAGATTGTGGCGCACACGATTAACCTCCTCCGGGGTCATTCCAACGTCGCCCTGTATGAAGTGGAGATTGTAAACCCCCGCTGGAGGCGGCGTCTCAAACTCAAGGCGTGGGATAAACGGATGGAGAAAAAGGTCTTTGTGCGGATTCTGGAACCGGCCAAGGATGAAGGAACCGGCTTCTTAAGGATCGATTACAACCTCTGGATGTACCTTCCCTCCACCGAAAAGGTGATGAAGATCCCACCCTCTATGATGCTCCAGCCTTGGATGGGAAGCGATTTTACCAATGACGATCTGGTCAAGGAATCGAGCTACATTGATGATTACGATCACACCCTGGAAGGGGTAGAAACCAAAGAGGGCGAAGCTCTCTGGCGAATCCGTCTCGACCCCAAACCCCATGCCCCCGTCGTCTGGGGCAAGGTTTTCTTTTGGATTCGCAAGGCCGATTTTATCCCTCTCCGCCAGGCCTTCTATGATGAAAGGGGCCGTCTCATCAAAAACCTTGAGTTCAGCGAGGTCAAGAAGATGGGAGGGACCACCCTCCCGTCGGTCTGGAGGATGGAGTCGGTGAACAAAGAGGGGCATTACACAACCCTGACGTTGAAAGAGATCCAGTTCAATCCCCTCGAAGGAATCCGTGATGAAATCTTCACGGAGAAACAGCTCAGGAGGTCCCATTGA
- a CDS encoding ABC transporter ATP-binding protein, which yields MELTGASKIYQNNGLAVRALSGINLKIEGGEFMVLAGPSGSGKSTLLHLIGALDQPSEGSITIAGQDLARLSRTELALFRLHKVGFVFQSFNLIPVLSARENIEYPLLLQGIDRKERGSRIEDLLARVGLSDQAGKRPGEMSGGQQQRVAIARALATRPEIVLADEPTANLDSQTGIQLIQLFRELNEFFKTTFLFASHDPNVIERARRIIRLKDGRVLGEGA from the coding sequence ATCGAATTAACCGGCGCCAGCAAGATTTACCAGAATAACGGTCTTGCGGTCCGGGCCTTGTCAGGCATCAATCTAAAAATCGAGGGGGGTGAATTCATGGTCCTGGCAGGCCCCTCAGGGTCCGGAAAATCAACCCTGCTCCACCTGATCGGGGCCCTCGATCAGCCCTCGGAAGGGAGCATCACGATCGCCGGTCAGGATCTTGCCCGTCTCTCGCGCACGGAACTGGCCCTCTTCCGCCTGCACAAGGTCGGTTTTGTCTTTCAATCCTTCAACCTCATCCCGGTCCTGTCGGCCCGTGAAAATATCGAATACCCCCTTCTCCTCCAGGGGATTGATAGAAAAGAGAGGGGGTCCCGCATCGAGGACCTTTTGGCCCGCGTCGGTCTCTCCGACCAGGCGGGCAAGCGACCGGGCGAGATGAGCGGCGGCCAGCAACAACGGGTCGCGATCGCCCGAGCCCTGGCTACCCGTCCCGAGATTGTCCTCGCGGATGAGCCGACAGCCAACCTCGACTCCCAAACAGGGATCCAACTAATCCAGCTCTTTCGTGAATTGAACGAATTCTTCAAGACAACCTTCCTTTTCGCCTCGCACGACCCGAACGTCATCGAGCGGGCCAGGAGGATTATCCGCCTGAAAGACGGCCGGGTGCTGGGAGAAGGGGCGTGA
- a CDS encoding ABC transporter permease has protein sequence MKFFLSIALRNLLRNKKRSLITLTAITFGLGALIFLRGFIYGAQQQMIENVSTTLTSDAQIVPKALENIYNANGAIENPEAIRKILHQDPRIAAFSERIIGAGMVSSDKGVTPRESMMTYLVGFDPDQETALGSQRGLVQGRTLTAEDQEGVALGEKMRKILKINIGDKITVIAQDYYGSLAGGSYQLLGTFETGNDQIDNGTVMMLLPSAQKLLSLEQRISKFALRIQKPFKIEEVVADLREKVSAEGLSILTWEELIPMIAQMIRFQNGMILVVVLIVLTVVAAGILNTLMMSIIERTREFGLVMSLGTKPSQVMLMIALESFLMTAFGSLLGIGLGAAATLYAGHTGINLSRFVQALSNLLIGSHVYPRIDWAYLFLFVGVVMVSNILVSLYPAWRASRLEPIEAMRQAG, from the coding sequence GTGAAATTTTTTTTATCAATCGCCCTCAGGAACCTCCTCCGCAACAAGAAGAGATCCCTCATCACCCTGACGGCGATTACCTTCGGACTGGGGGCCCTGATCTTTCTGCGCGGGTTCATCTACGGGGCCCAGCAACAGATGATCGAAAATGTCTCCACCACATTGACCAGCGACGCCCAGATCGTTCCCAAGGCGCTGGAAAACATCTACAACGCCAATGGGGCGATTGAAAACCCCGAGGCGATCCGCAAAATCCTGCACCAGGATCCCCGCATCGCCGCCTTCTCCGAACGGATCATCGGTGCCGGCATGGTCTCCTCCGACAAGGGTGTGACACCCAGGGAGTCGATGATGACCTACCTGGTCGGATTCGACCCGGACCAGGAAACCGCGCTTGGCAGCCAGCGCGGGCTTGTTCAGGGCCGGACCCTCACCGCCGAAGACCAGGAAGGGGTCGCCTTGGGGGAGAAGATGCGCAAGATCCTGAAGATCAACATTGGCGACAAGATTACGGTGATCGCCCAGGATTATTACGGCTCCCTCGCCGGTGGTTCCTATCAACTTCTGGGAACATTCGAAACCGGCAACGACCAGATTGATAACGGGACCGTCATGATGCTCCTCCCCTCCGCCCAAAAGCTCCTTTCGTTGGAGCAGCGGATCTCCAAATTTGCCCTCAGGATTCAAAAACCGTTCAAGATAGAAGAGGTTGTTGCCGACCTGAGAGAGAAGGTCTCGGCTGAGGGTCTGTCCATCCTCACCTGGGAAGAGCTGATCCCGATGATCGCCCAGATGATCCGGTTTCAAAATGGGATGATTCTGGTTGTGGTCCTGATTGTTCTCACCGTCGTCGCCGCAGGGATTTTAAATACCTTGATGATGTCGATCATCGAACGGACGCGGGAGTTCGGCCTCGTGATGTCGCTCGGCACCAAGCCATCTCAGGTGATGCTGATGATCGCCCTCGAATCTTTCCTGATGACAGCCTTTGGTTCCCTCCTGGGGATTGGTCTCGGCGCGGCGGCCACCCTCTACGCCGGTCATACCGGCATCAACCTCTCCCGTTTCGTACAAGCGCTGTCCAATCTCCTGATCGGCTCCCATGTTTATCCCCGGATCGACTGGGCCTATCTTTTCCTTTTTGTCGGCGTCGTGATGGTCTCGAATATCCTGGTCTCCCTTTACCCGGCCTGGAGGGCTTCACGCCTGGAGCCCATCGAGGCAATGAGGCAAGCAGGGTAA
- the nfo gene encoding deoxyribonuclease IV: MAPLLGAHMSISGGIELAPERGRSVGCDIIQLFTKSSNQWAAKPLGEKEIGAFREKMRRYEIRLAFAHDSYLINLASPDATMHKRSLEAFTHELERAEALGLYALVFHPGSHVGSGEKAAIQKIAESVNKAHQKTKGDSPTGYKVLTCFENAAGQGTNVGHRFEQIAQMLELVEDKKRVGVCFDTQHAFAAGYDLRTEEGYQKTFKEFDKVIGLEKLKCFHLNDSKKELGSRVDRHEELGKGLLGLTPFRCLMNDKRFVQIPMSLETPKDDDCHQDKIALDLLRSFISKK, encoded by the coding sequence ATGGCTCCTCTCTTAGGCGCCCATATGTCTATATCGGGGGGGATTGAGCTGGCCCCGGAGAGGGGGAGGTCGGTTGGGTGCGACATCATCCAGCTCTTTACCAAGTCCTCCAACCAGTGGGCCGCCAAACCACTGGGGGAAAAAGAGATCGGCGCTTTCAGGGAAAAGATGAGGCGGTACGAAATCCGCCTCGCGTTTGCCCATGACTCCTACCTGATCAACCTCGCTTCGCCCGATGCGACGATGCACAAAAGATCGCTCGAGGCGTTTACCCACGAACTGGAACGGGCCGAGGCGTTGGGGCTTTACGCCCTGGTCTTCCACCCCGGTTCCCATGTCGGGAGCGGCGAAAAAGCGGCGATTCAAAAAATTGCAGAGTCGGTGAACAAGGCACACCAGAAGACCAAGGGTGATTCACCCACGGGGTACAAAGTGTTGACCTGTTTTGAAAATGCGGCGGGGCAGGGGACAAACGTCGGCCACCGGTTTGAACAGATCGCCCAAATGCTGGAATTGGTGGAAGACAAAAAACGGGTCGGTGTCTGTTTTGATACGCAACATGCCTTTGCCGCCGGTTACGACCTCCGGACGGAAGAGGGGTATCAAAAGACATTCAAGGAGTTTGACAAGGTGATCGGCCTGGAAAAACTCAAATGCTTTCACCTGAATGATTCCAAAAAGGAGTTGGGGAGTCGTGTCGATCGGCATGAAGAACTGGGGAAAGGACTATTGGGACTCACTCCATTCCGCTGTTTGATGAACGACAAACGTTTTGTACAAATCCCGATGTCGCTCGAAACCCCCAAGGATGATGATTGCCATCAGGACAAGATCGCCCTCGATCTGCTTCGGAGTTTTATCTCAAAAAAATAG
- a CDS encoding HEPN domain-containing protein — protein sequence MSDGGHHDLAGLRLKQARARLKAAVILFEAGSYEDSLSRSYYAMFMAARALLALQSLNSRRHAGVLALLNEHFVKPGLVDSKMGRLIAEAKSLREESDYGDSVSFSKEETLDQLDAAKVFISEVEKALKNFLKKGK from the coding sequence ATGAGTGACGGTGGGCATCATGACCTGGCAGGGCTTCGTCTGAAACAGGCGCGGGCGCGGCTTAAGGCGGCGGTCATCCTTTTTGAGGCGGGGAGTTATGAAGACTCCCTTTCCCGCTCCTATTATGCGATGTTCATGGCGGCCCGGGCCCTTTTGGCCCTCCAGTCGTTGAACTCCCGTCGTCATGCCGGGGTTTTGGCCTTGTTGAACGAACATTTTGTTAAACCAGGACTTGTTGATTCAAAGATGGGGCGTTTGATTGCTGAGGCCAAGAGCCTTCGGGAGGAGAGTGATTATGGGGACTCTGTCTCTTTTTCCAAAGAGGAGACTCTGGATCAGCTCGATGCCGCCAAGGTTTTTATCAGTGAGGTCGAAAAGGCCTTGAAAAATTTTTTGAAGAAAGGAAAATAA
- a CDS encoding helix-turn-helix domain-containing protein — translation MNRGTFKAVRKKLRLTQQELARRLDFSPQQISNYESGRAAIPPSVLLAAQYLEREAGGRSSPLSPPENAFVEEFAALLREKLGRDLLFLVLFGSRVRGDFHEESDLDLLIVVFKKNRSLRHTVFNLLFQIDPYQTHRLSPVIYSLKEFRENERLKSPFVGEIKRDGILV, via the coding sequence ATGAACCGAGGTACCTTTAAAGCGGTACGGAAAAAATTGAGGCTGACCCAGCAGGAGCTGGCCCGCCGTCTCGATTTTTCACCCCAGCAGATCAGCAATTATGAAAGCGGGCGGGCGGCGATCCCCCCTTCGGTCCTCCTGGCGGCGCAATATCTGGAAAGAGAGGCAGGAGGGAGATCCTCTCCCCTTTCCCCTCCGGAGAACGCCTTTGTTGAAGAATTTGCCGCCCTCTTGAGGGAAAAATTGGGGCGGGATCTTCTCTTTCTTGTCCTGTTCGGTTCCAGAGTCCGTGGGGACTTTCATGAGGAGTCTGATCTGGATCTCCTGATTGTCGTGTTCAAGAAAAACCGTTCCCTCCGGCATACTGTCTTTAATCTCCTCTTTCAGATCGATCCCTATCAGACCCATCGGTTATCTCCGGTCATTTATTCCTTGAAAGAATTTCGGGAGAATGAAAGGTTGAAATCCCCTTTCGTGGGTGAGATCAAGAGGGACGGGATTCTGGTATGA
- the hemB gene encoding porphobilinogen synthase produces the protein MAFPQERPRRLRSREEIRRMVRETRLAPDQLILPLFVKEGATAPIRSMPGHFQLSLGDLVKEAKESFKLGVPAVILFGIPKKKDETASEAYAKNGIVQKAVRTLKEKIPELVIITDLCLCEYMSHGHCGVVRGKKIDNDSSLELLAQTALSHVEAGADLVAPSDMMDGRVRAIRRILDKNSFSHIPIMSYAVKYASAFYGPFREAAGSAPKFGNRKSYQMDPANSREAIREAKLDIKEGADIITVKPALPYLDIIQVVRAEINVPVAAYQVSGEFAMIKAAAQKNWLGEKSVVMESLTAIRRAGADLIITYFAKEAAKLL, from the coding sequence ATGGCATTCCCCCAGGAAAGACCTCGTCGCCTCCGGTCGCGGGAGGAGATCCGCCGGATGGTCCGTGAGACCCGGCTGGCGCCGGACCAGTTAATCCTTCCGTTGTTTGTGAAAGAAGGGGCGACCGCCCCGATCCGCTCGATGCCAGGGCACTTTCAGCTTTCGCTTGGTGATCTGGTCAAAGAGGCAAAGGAATCTTTTAAATTGGGGGTCCCGGCAGTCATTCTCTTTGGGATCCCGAAGAAAAAGGACGAAACGGCCTCCGAGGCATATGCCAAAAACGGGATCGTTCAAAAGGCGGTCCGCACACTGAAGGAAAAAATCCCTGAGTTGGTGATCATCACCGATCTCTGTCTGTGTGAGTATATGAGTCACGGGCATTGCGGGGTTGTCAGGGGAAAGAAAATTGATAACGACTCAAGCCTTGAACTGCTCGCCCAAACCGCCCTGTCACACGTCGAGGCGGGGGCCGATCTGGTCGCCCCCTCCGACATGATGGATGGCCGGGTCCGTGCCATCCGAAGAATTTTGGATAAAAATAGTTTTAGCCATATTCCGATCATGAGCTATGCGGTGAAATATGCCTCTGCTTTTTACGGGCCGTTTCGCGAGGCGGCCGGATCGGCCCCGAAATTTGGTAATAGAAAAAGTTACCAGATGGACCCGGCCAACAGCCGTGAGGCGATCCGCGAGGCCAAACTGGATATTAAGGAGGGGGCCGATATCATTACGGTCAAACCGGCCCTCCCCTATTTGGATATCATTCAGGTAGTCCGTGCCGAAATAAACGTTCCGGTGGCCGCCTACCAGGTCTCCGGGGAGTTTGCGATGATCAAGGCGGCGGCGCAAAAAAATTGGCTGGGTGAAAAATCAGTGGTGATGGAGTCCTTGACCGCCATCCGCCGCGCCGGGGCCGATCTGATTATTACCTACTTTGCCAAAGAGGCGGCGAAACTTCTGTGA
- the polA gene encoding DNA polymerase I has product MTETLYLIDASGYIFRAYYAIRPLSNSKGLPTNALYGFTAMLLKLIKEERPDHIACVFDVARKTFRNEKYPAYKANRAEPPPDLVPQFPYFRKIARALNIPVLELANYEADDVIGTVAKKMERRKLKTVIVTGDKDLMQLVNEKVVIYDSMKEKRIGIPEVKERFGVLPEQVADVLALAGDSSDNIPGVPGVGEKTAMKLTQEFGSIENLLKNLSKVDGKLKEKLEAHTKEARLFKELATILTDVPIDYDFKDFAVSEPDTKALQELFGELEFHRFLNELAPQQTLSKKGYHLVLRQGEWETLVDNLKNSSGFAFDLETTAVDPMKAHLVGLSFSFKTGEAYYVPVGHTKASLQLSKTTVFDDLKPVFEDPKIPKYGQNMKYDLTVLKRYGLTVKGVLSDSMIASYLIRPEGNHNLELLAQEYLSHKVTTYKEVVGSGKEEKNFSEVDLASACDYSCEDADVTYRLIQILMPKLKEKNLEQLFRTVEMPLMEVLLVMEMNGIKVDPKALGIISEEYAKKLKALEKQIYKIAGEEFNINSPKQLQTILFEKLKLPPVRKTKTGYSTDAEVLEELARSHELPQHLVVYRFLSKLKSTYIDALPEMIHPETGRIHTSFNQTVAATGRLSSSDPNLQNIPARTEEGKRIREAFVAEKGESLLSADYSQIELRLLAHMSQDKKLLAAFKKDEDIHRLTAAQIFQKALEKVTDEERGAAKTVNFAVIYGQSAYGLSQQLGIKPAEAALYIENYYREYQGVADYKEKVLKEAHKTKMVSTLLGRHRHFPDIESANQNIRQNAERMAFNTIFQGTAADIIKVAMIRIHERLQKEKLVAKLLLQVHDELVFEVPEQEIKKLSTLVKEEMEEATQLSVPLKVDIGVGKNWAEAH; this is encoded by the coding sequence GTGACCGAAACCCTCTATCTCATCGACGCCTCCGGTTATATCTTCCGGGCCTACTATGCCATCCGGCCGCTCTCCAATTCCAAAGGGCTCCCGACCAACGCCCTTTACGGTTTTACCGCGATGCTTTTGAAACTGATTAAAGAGGAAAGACCAGACCATATCGCCTGCGTCTTTGATGTCGCGCGCAAGACCTTTCGGAACGAAAAATACCCGGCTTACAAGGCGAACCGTGCCGAACCGCCGCCCGATCTTGTCCCCCAGTTCCCCTACTTTCGCAAGATCGCCCGGGCGCTGAACATCCCTGTCCTGGAACTGGCCAACTATGAGGCGGATGACGTGATCGGCACCGTTGCCAAAAAGATGGAGCGGCGAAAATTAAAAACCGTGATTGTCACGGGGGACAAGGACCTGATGCAGTTGGTGAATGAAAAAGTGGTGATTTATGACTCGATGAAGGAAAAACGGATCGGGATCCCGGAGGTGAAAGAGCGGTTCGGCGTCCTGCCGGAACAGGTGGCGGATGTCTTGGCGCTGGCCGGTGACTCTTCGGATAATATCCCCGGCGTCCCCGGGGTTGGAGAAAAAACTGCAATGAAGTTGACCCAAGAATTTGGATCGATCGAAAACCTTTTAAAAAATTTGAGTAAGGTCGATGGAAAACTCAAGGAAAAGTTGGAGGCCCACACCAAGGAGGCAAGACTCTTCAAAGAATTGGCAACCATCTTGACCGACGTCCCGATCGACTACGATTTTAAAGACTTTGCGGTGAGTGAACCGGATACCAAGGCCTTGCAGGAACTTTTTGGTGAACTGGAATTTCACCGCTTTTTAAACGAGCTCGCCCCCCAGCAAACCCTCTCCAAGAAAGGGTACCACTTGGTCTTAAGACAAGGGGAGTGGGAGACGCTCGTTGACAATTTGAAAAACTCCAGCGGGTTTGCCTTCGATTTGGAAACGACCGCGGTCGACCCGATGAAGGCCCACCTCGTCGGTCTCTCCTTCTCCTTTAAAACAGGAGAGGCGTACTACGTCCCGGTCGGTCACACCAAGGCGAGCCTTCAACTCTCCAAAACAACCGTCTTCGACGACCTAAAACCGGTCTTTGAAGATCCGAAGATCCCAAAGTATGGACAGAATATGAAGTACGACCTGACCGTTCTCAAACGGTATGGCCTGACCGTCAAAGGAGTACTGTCTGATTCGATGATCGCCTCCTACCTGATCCGCCCGGAGGGGAATCATAATCTGGAACTGCTGGCCCAGGAATACTTAAGCCACAAGGTTACTACCTATAAAGAAGTGGTCGGAAGTGGGAAAGAGGAAAAGAATTTTTCAGAGGTGGACCTTGCAAGTGCCTGCGACTACTCCTGCGAAGATGCCGATGTGACTTATCGCCTGATCCAGATTTTAATGCCAAAACTTAAAGAAAAAAACTTAGAACAGCTTTTTCGAACCGTCGAGATGCCGCTCATGGAGGTCCTGCTCGTGATGGAGATGAACGGAATCAAGGTGGACCCCAAGGCCCTTGGAATAATTTCAGAGGAGTATGCCAAAAAGTTGAAGGCCCTTGAAAAACAAATCTACAAGATCGCCGGTGAAGAATTCAATATCAATTCTCCCAAACAACTGCAGACAATCCTTTTTGAAAAACTGAAACTGCCCCCAGTTCGCAAGACAAAGACCGGTTACTCAACCGATGCCGAGGTCCTGGAAGAACTGGCTCGGTCCCACGAACTCCCGCAACACCTGGTGGTTTACCGTTTCCTCTCCAAACTAAAATCGACCTACATCGATGCCTTGCCGGAGATGATCCATCCCGAGACCGGCCGGATCCATACCTCCTTTAACCAGACGGTGGCGGCGACCGGCCGTCTCTCCTCTTCCGATCCCAATTTGCAGAATATCCCGGCTCGAACAGAGGAAGGGAAAAGGATCCGGGAGGCCTTTGTTGCGGAAAAGGGCGAAAGTCTCCTCTCCGCCGATTATTCGCAGATTGAACTCCGGCTCCTGGCCCATATGTCGCAGGATAAAAAATTGCTCGCCGCCTTCAAGAAGGATGAGGATATTCATCGTCTCACGGCGGCTCAGATTTTTCAAAAAGCCCTGGAAAAGGTCACTGACGAAGAACGGGGAGCGGCCAAAACGGTCAACTTTGCGGTCATCTACGGTCAGAGCGCCTACGGTCTCTCCCAGCAGTTAGGGATAAAACCGGCCGAGGCGGCCCTCTACATCGAAAATTATTACAGGGAGTATCAAGGGGTCGCCGACTACAAGGAAAAAGTTTTGAAGGAGGCCCACAAAACAAAAATGGTCAGTACCCTGCTTGGCCGGCACCGCCACTTTCCAGACATTGAAAGCGCTAATCAGAACATCCGGCAGAATGCAGAGCGGATGGCGTTCAACACGATCTTTCAGGGAACCGCTGCCGACATTATAAAGGTGGCGATGATTCGAATTCATGAAAGATTACAGAAAGAAAAACTGGTAGCGAAGCTCCTTCTACAGGTCCATGACGAACTGGTTTTTGAGGTCCCGGAGCAAGAAATCAAAAAGTTAAGCACTCTGGTTAAAGAGGAGATGGAAGAGGCTACCCAATTGTCAGTCCCGCTGAAGGTCGATATCGGTGTCGGGAAAAACTGGGCGGAGGCGCATTAG
- a CDS encoding FHA domain-containing protein yields the protein MPSSTSEYTDRNITVPSEGPSSPDVTVAPTLNEKLLQEGDGLKKERDLLRGRMQKAEANKEKVSETVYKKIKGEYQQKFDETTARFVELKGQVDRELADLSKKQSTLERQMALRQQILEEAKFRHMIGEYEESQFKELESKESAEIGRLEKALEQFSGAIQRYQKLFEGEDLPQTAPRKTDKKPAAAQSLKAKVAEIIREEAQDDSEEVKPEASDYSYLTEEDPFEEELQDLTAKDSEVSIPPPPKQIQVPSAKKQVIPVLVQMENGKMLQEFNLTEPVTIGRSPSNTVVLSESRISRKHAIVEKRGNSYVVIDLDSSNGTLVNGKKVKEYTLKPGDEFKIGNAQFLFRT from the coding sequence ATGCCTTCTTCTACCAGTGAGTATACCGATAGGAATATTACGGTCCCCTCAGAGGGTCCTTCCTCCCCTGACGTGACGGTGGCCCCTACCCTGAATGAAAAACTGCTCCAAGAGGGGGATGGTCTCAAGAAAGAAAGAGACCTTCTAAGAGGGAGGATGCAAAAGGCCGAGGCGAATAAGGAAAAAGTCAGCGAGACGGTCTACAAAAAGATCAAGGGGGAATACCAGCAAAAGTTTGATGAGACCACGGCCCGGTTTGTTGAGCTGAAAGGCCAGGTGGACAGGGAACTGGCCGATTTGTCCAAGAAGCAGTCAACACTAGAGAGGCAAATGGCCCTGCGCCAGCAGATTCTGGAAGAGGCCAAGTTCCGGCATATGATCGGGGAATATGAGGAATCCCAGTTTAAGGAGTTGGAATCGAAGGAGTCAGCAGAGATAGGCCGTTTGGAAAAGGCGTTAGAACAATTCTCCGGGGCGATCCAGAGGTATCAAAAACTGTTTGAGGGGGAAGATCTCCCACAGACAGCGCCTCGCAAGACTGACAAGAAACCGGCCGCCGCGCAGAGTCTGAAGGCCAAGGTGGCTGAGATTATCCGGGAAGAGGCGCAGGATGATTCTGAAGAAGTCAAGCCGGAGGCGTCGGATTATTCCTATCTGACGGAAGAGGATCCCTTTGAAGAGGAACTGCAGGACTTGACGGCTAAAGACTCGGAGGTTTCAATCCCTCCCCCCCCCAAACAGATCCAGGTGCCGTCGGCTAAAAAACAGGTCATTCCAGTGCTGGTCCAGATGGAAAACGGCAAGATGTTGCAGGAGTTCAATTTGACCGAACCAGTCACTATCGGTCGTTCCCCTTCCAATACCGTTGTCCTGTCGGAATCGAGGATCTCGCGCAAACATGCGATCGTTGAAAAACGGGGGAACAGTTACGTGGTGATCGATCTTGATTCCTCCAACGGGACGCTGGTTAACGGAAAGAAAGTCAAGGAGTACACGCTCAAGCCGGGGGACGAATTCAAGATCGGCAACGCCCAGTTTCTATTTCGTACCTAA
- a CDS encoding LemA family protein: protein MKTKWIVAGFIVFMLLLGGGSCVSKYNELVTLNESVTGSWAQVENVLQRRNDLIPNLVETVKGYAAHEKEVFEKVAEARAKLGGAKTINEKVQASQEMDGALSRLLLIVERYPDLKANQNFLALQDELAGTENRIAVERQRYNGVVQAFNIEVQRFPGAIVARVMGFAKKEAYFKAAEGAKEAPKVQF from the coding sequence ATGAAAACAAAATGGATCGTTGCCGGGTTTATTGTCTTTATGCTTTTGCTAGGGGGGGGTTCCTGTGTCTCCAAGTACAATGAACTGGTGACCCTGAATGAATCGGTGACCGGCTCCTGGGCGCAGGTGGAGAATGTCCTTCAACGGCGCAACGATCTCATCCCAAATCTGGTGGAAACGGTAAAGGGGTATGCCGCCCATGAAAAAGAGGTCTTTGAAAAAGTTGCCGAGGCCCGGGCAAAATTGGGTGGGGCCAAAACAATCAACGAAAAAGTCCAGGCGAGCCAGGAGATGGATGGCGCCCTCTCCCGTTTGCTCCTGATTGTGGAACGGTATCCTGATCTCAAGGCCAACCAGAACTTCTTGGCCCTCCAGGATGAACTGGCCGGGACGGAGAACCGGATCGCCGTCGAGCGACAACGGTACAATGGGGTCGTTCAGGCCTTTAATATCGAGGTCCAGCGGTTCCCCGGTGCTATCGTGGCCCGCGTGATGGGGTTTGCCAAGAAGGAGGCCTACTTCAAGGCGGCCGAAGGGGCCAAGGAGGCGCCCAAGGTCCAGTTTTAG
- a CDS encoding TPM domain-containing protein produces the protein MKKSLLLLAALSLLVTPWALAADLSKPAGWVKHPWVNDFAGVIDANHKAQLSALSHQLEKASGIEMTMVTVPSLEGEDIEGYAVKLFEKWGIGKKGKNNGLLLLAAIHDRTARVEVGYGLEEVVNDAYAGRILREVLFPYFKKGEYGEGFLQAAQVLVTRLSDHYQFTLEGVPVSHLGEAEDLALSPGAKVLTFLLILLLAFLVLRYPWLLFFFIGRGGGGGRGSDSGGGFGGFGGGSSGGGGASGRW, from the coding sequence ATGAAAAAGTCACTCCTTTTATTAGCGGCGCTCTCTCTTCTTGTCACTCCTTGGGCACTGGCTGCGGATCTGTCCAAACCTGCGGGTTGGGTGAAGCACCCTTGGGTCAACGACTTTGCCGGGGTGATTGATGCGAATCATAAGGCTCAACTGTCGGCCTTGTCCCATCAACTGGAAAAGGCGAGCGGGATTGAGATGACGATGGTGACGGTCCCTTCTCTCGAAGGGGAAGATATCGAAGGGTATGCCGTGAAACTTTTTGAAAAATGGGGGATCGGCAAAAAGGGGAAAAATAATGGCCTCCTTCTTTTGGCGGCGATCCATGACCGGACCGCGCGGGTTGAGGTTGGTTACGGACTGGAAGAGGTGGTGAACGATGCCTATGCCGGAAGGATCCTGAGGGAGGTCTTATTCCCTTATTTCAAAAAAGGGGAATATGGCGAGGGGTTCCTCCAGGCGGCTCAAGTCCTGGTTACCCGTTTGTCTGATCATTATCAGTTTACCCTGGAAGGGGTGCCGGTCAGTCACCTGGGCGAGGCGGAAGATTTGGCGCTGAGCCCGGGTGCCAAGGTTTTGACTTTCCTGTTGATCCTGCTCCTTGCCTTTTTGGTGTTGCGGTACCCGTGGCTCCTCTTTTTCTTCATCGGTCGCGGTGGTGGTGGGGGAAGGGGAAGTGATTCTGGGGGAGGTTTTGGCGGTTTTGGAGGAGGGTCCTCTGGGGGTGGTGGCGCTTCGGGAAGGTGGTAG